One Paenarthrobacter aurescens TC1 DNA window includes the following coding sequences:
- a CDS encoding PQQ (pyrrolo-quinoline quinone) enzyme repeat domain protein: protein MTLDAVSAMGLHSRHAMGKTSMECTAQTTWPGSRRREPQVVAVRTVNEKSLLSDDHVPVAFNASPLPVADIGVIIGGEDGRVRFLDTTMQREYWVRRLDAGIYSSPVAIPGAADFLVASTGGMVVRFDLRGRAVWTAALSGPVLGTIAYSPDGGTAYVPVFGHRLVALDVASGNTKWTFDTASATYQNTYAYDRAPYASPVVFESGEVVVVDHDDVACLQADGLLQWRARANGIIRSSPTICKDMVVCATTEGVLCRWTRSGTQLADLTMGGRIDGSLASIRELVIVPVRGQGISAVDAVTGAREWHWTGGGLFEYTSLVLGEEQTVLFTSDRGTVCCLDACSGAFLWESSQIIGRPDHPTAVHTSPMPCGDGSLYVASYDGDCYRFDHPMLEDPESGRRP, encoded by the coding sequence ATGACGCTGGACGCTGTATCAGCAATGGGTCTCCACTCGCGGCACGCCATGGGCAAGACCTCCATGGAATGCACGGCCCAAACCACCTGGCCGGGATCGCGCCGTCGGGAGCCCCAGGTGGTTGCGGTCCGCACCGTCAACGAGAAAAGCCTGCTTTCGGATGACCACGTTCCGGTCGCCTTTAATGCGAGCCCCCTCCCTGTGGCGGACATAGGTGTGATCATCGGGGGCGAGGATGGTCGTGTCCGGTTCCTGGACACGACCATGCAGCGCGAGTATTGGGTTCGACGCCTGGACGCAGGAATCTACTCTTCCCCTGTTGCTATTCCGGGAGCTGCCGATTTCCTGGTTGCGAGCACGGGCGGGATGGTTGTCCGCTTCGACCTCAGGGGCCGTGCCGTGTGGACGGCTGCCCTGTCCGGCCCAGTCTTGGGCACCATCGCCTATTCGCCCGACGGCGGGACGGCCTACGTTCCGGTTTTCGGGCACAGACTGGTGGCCCTCGATGTGGCGTCCGGAAATACGAAGTGGACCTTCGACACAGCGTCCGCAACTTACCAGAACACCTATGCTTACGACCGCGCACCCTATGCGTCACCCGTGGTTTTCGAATCCGGAGAAGTAGTGGTGGTGGACCACGACGATGTGGCCTGCCTGCAGGCGGACGGTCTGCTCCAATGGCGTGCCAGAGCCAATGGGATCATCAGATCGTCACCCACAATCTGCAAGGACATGGTGGTCTGCGCTACGACGGAGGGAGTCCTCTGCCGATGGACCCGAAGCGGAACGCAGCTGGCTGACCTGACGATGGGTGGACGGATCGATGGCAGCCTCGCATCGATTCGGGAACTCGTCATTGTTCCGGTAAGGGGACAGGGAATCTCAGCGGTGGATGCGGTAACTGGTGCCCGGGAATGGCACTGGACCGGTGGCGGGCTCTTCGAGTACACATCCCTCGTCCTGGGTGAGGAACAGACGGTGCTTTTCACCAGCGACCGGGGAACTGTTTGCTGCCTTGATGCATGCAGTGGTGCGTTCTTGTGGGAGTCTTCGCAGATTATTGGCCGGCCCGATCACCCCACCGCGGTGCACACGTCGCCCATGCCATGCGGTGATGGCAGCCTGTACGTGGCTTCGTACGACGGCGATTGCTACCGCTTTGACCATCCCATGCTGGAAGACCCGGAAAGTGGGCGACGACCATGA
- a CDS encoding putative integral membrane protein → MSQQVNSTEDTAESGAASHTILSPRTFVSLAGTMFAVDLLSAGNGAIDLAFVAPFGALMVAGIGLGDLVTALFMAFFAGIIDVFAVKLARAEGRNDASSLLPKLFAALLLVAAVWTAAGMLVSRVVPLIFDLVGSEPAVAAIATDYLTVRMLGIPFTLALAAVSITLRIVGRQRASIVLIATVFVLNAAFNAALVYGPLKVLAANPVMAVAIATVIAQVLTAACGFVILVRHFSQSRGERVAGSDQQRIIPLTREMFTTSLGIGLRQMNNYAAAVVPFMLISRLDVGTVAAAAVATRIWTLYCRVPQATLGAVGVFVGYSRGRSQQDAHAVVQRSRKYVVWPSFIAAAGVAAAVPVLAKVLGGDEVDVGLVWLLTAAYLIAVPAYVVENLCGEILTVEQRAAWLSLPSTVVTYLVTIPIAIVGILVWESALVAVASAAVASLLLALRYSMRTRQLGYRLMGGA, encoded by the coding sequence ATGTCACAACAGGTCAATTCAACGGAGGACACGGCAGAGTCGGGCGCGGCTTCCCACACCATACTTTCGCCACGGACGTTTGTCTCCTTGGCCGGGACCATGTTCGCAGTCGATCTCCTGAGCGCGGGAAACGGGGCCATCGACCTGGCCTTCGTGGCCCCGTTTGGGGCACTCATGGTGGCTGGCATAGGTTTGGGCGATCTGGTCACCGCACTGTTCATGGCGTTCTTTGCGGGCATCATCGACGTTTTCGCCGTGAAATTGGCCCGCGCTGAGGGCCGCAACGACGCCAGCAGCTTGTTGCCCAAACTGTTTGCAGCGCTGCTTCTGGTCGCCGCCGTCTGGACTGCTGCCGGAATGCTGGTCAGCCGAGTTGTTCCCCTGATTTTTGACCTCGTGGGCTCTGAGCCGGCAGTGGCTGCCATAGCAACCGATTACTTGACGGTGCGGATGCTTGGCATTCCGTTCACGTTGGCCCTGGCAGCCGTTTCGATCACCCTGCGCATCGTGGGACGACAACGCGCTTCGATAGTCCTCATCGCTACGGTGTTCGTCCTGAATGCCGCCTTCAACGCAGCCTTGGTGTATGGCCCGCTGAAAGTATTGGCAGCCAACCCGGTGATGGCAGTAGCCATTGCGACGGTGATCGCCCAGGTTTTGACCGCTGCCTGCGGATTCGTCATTCTGGTGCGGCATTTCTCCCAATCCCGGGGGGAACGCGTTGCGGGCTCCGACCAACAGCGGATTATCCCGTTGACCCGGGAGATGTTTACCACGAGTCTTGGCATCGGGCTCAGGCAGATGAACAACTACGCCGCGGCTGTAGTGCCCTTCATGCTCATCAGCCGCCTGGACGTAGGCACTGTCGCGGCTGCAGCGGTCGCGACGAGGATCTGGACTCTCTACTGCCGTGTACCGCAGGCGACCCTCGGCGCCGTCGGCGTCTTTGTCGGATACTCCCGGGGGCGGAGCCAGCAAGACGCCCACGCTGTAGTGCAACGTTCGCGCAAGTACGTGGTGTGGCCCAGTTTCATCGCCGCTGCAGGCGTAGCAGCGGCCGTCCCCGTCCTTGCCAAGGTTTTGGGCGGTGACGAGGTCGACGTCGGTCTGGTCTGGCTACTGACTGCCGCGTATCTCATCGCGGTTCCCGCCTACGTCGTGGAGAATTTGTGCGGCGAAATCCTGACGGTTGAGCAGCGGGCCGCATGGCTATCCTTGCCATCAACGGTGGTCACGTATCTGGTAACCATTCCTATCGCTATCGTCGGAATTCTGGTTTGGGAATCGGCACTGGTTGCCGTTGCATCCGCAGCCGTCGCGTCGCTTCTCCTGGCATTGAGGTACAGCATGCGGACCCGGCAGCTCGGATACCGGCTTATGGGAGGGGCCTGA
- a CDS encoding hypothetical protein (identified by Glimmer2; putative) yields MISRINHAKSISKALNISEIAGWDRWNSFTETIIGFDLPSQQDEIVEFSRENVAAFTATVPGDYYYPIGQVFEPDVVREVCDLHGLDYEDVTMLRTHGGERVSELQERLDRVESMDDPDVVVLASALVTLSRFELASSVLTRAGDRGARFQFEAALLRYIIGNRTQGRGLDVNLMSEVRRTAASQEVPAHRLLDACSIAVVWYLKGVGVTKEDFEWFARTGNTVVLEHGKKIPAVSTSAWYRGVAMIPAEIGDVSRTRALMNEAAVSAQRAMEDSDAPFARNLHKTYLESSVKEHLYVSRDEEKAIQAAKDLVAWDPLWSVSAGEYADVLAAFGKAELAAETYDRATSLGAPYVTHHLRKAAQQYTKAGMVDKAIARYLVLGCMLPDPSEVLATVDNMLDNNVHATLMAVRQQLAAS; encoded by the coding sequence TTGATATCACGTATTAACCATGCCAAATCCATCAGCAAAGCTTTGAATATTTCCGAGATTGCCGGATGGGACCGCTGGAACTCTTTCACAGAAACAATCATCGGATTTGATTTGCCCTCGCAGCAGGACGAGATCGTGGAATTTTCCCGCGAGAACGTGGCTGCGTTCACAGCCACCGTCCCGGGCGACTACTACTATCCGATAGGGCAGGTTTTTGAGCCGGATGTTGTTCGAGAGGTGTGCGACCTTCACGGGCTCGACTACGAAGACGTGACGATGCTTCGTACTCACGGCGGTGAACGCGTGAGTGAGCTCCAGGAGCGTTTGGACCGCGTTGAGTCGATGGATGACCCTGACGTTGTGGTCCTGGCCAGTGCCCTGGTCACCCTGTCTCGGTTCGAGCTTGCAAGTAGCGTGTTGACGCGGGCAGGTGATCGTGGAGCCCGTTTCCAGTTTGAGGCCGCACTGCTTCGGTACATCATTGGAAACCGCACCCAAGGACGTGGGCTGGACGTGAACCTCATGTCAGAGGTTCGCAGGACTGCAGCATCCCAGGAGGTCCCGGCCCACCGCTTGCTCGACGCTTGCAGCATTGCCGTGGTCTGGTATTTGAAGGGTGTCGGAGTCACTAAAGAAGATTTCGAGTGGTTCGCCAGGACAGGAAACACGGTGGTTCTGGAGCACGGAAAGAAGATACCTGCCGTTTCGACGTCGGCCTGGTACCGCGGCGTGGCGATGATCCCTGCCGAGATCGGTGACGTTTCCCGTACTCGGGCACTCATGAATGAAGCGGCTGTTTCAGCTCAGAGGGCCATGGAAGACAGCGACGCTCCCTTCGCCCGCAATCTGCATAAGACATACCTTGAGTCCTCCGTTAAAGAACATCTCTACGTCTCACGGGACGAGGAAAAGGCGATTCAAGCCGCCAAGGACCTGGTCGCTTGGGATCCGCTGTGGTCAGTGAGCGCTGGTGAGTACGCAGATGTGCTCGCAGCCTTCGGCAAGGCTGAGTTGGCTGCAGAAACCTATGATCGAGCCACCTCCCTGGGGGCTCCTTACGTGACCCACCACTTGCGCAAAGCAGCGCAGCAGTACACCAAAGCGGGAATGGTGGACAAAGCCATAGCCCGTTATCTGGTCCTCGGCTGCATGCTCCCGGACCCGTCCGAGGTGTTGGCCACGGTAGACAACATGCTGGACAACAACGTCCATGCAACGCTGATGGCTGTGCGGCAGCAGTTGGCAGCAAGCTGA
- a CDS encoding putative Arginase family protein (identified by match to protein family HMM PF00491): MTRNVMLRKPPRGFAGLAVGADPRDLGSARVAILGVASSAGSPHDGAENGPAFLRAASRRYTWGYPDGCLMNAETRRTDFAAVDLGDIVPVGSSAQEVADEIGSVVADLDSRSVPCVIGGDHSITAGVISGLIARGTAPARVIQFDQHLDIQLWEPVTSKPLDPLFNTNVISHVGEQLGRRSVLQVGMDPFIAISASSSAELSGRLDVSAGIIPVTSPLLRDEPGLVEALGSEVPTYVSIDVDVIQQAQMGSTGYPAHIGMDTADLIRVLDVVLRNNPIVGLDIVEFSAAREAREPAVLADAMRAADLLMGAISRLTS, translated from the coding sequence TTGACACGGAACGTGATGCTTAGAAAACCACCGCGCGGGTTTGCCGGACTTGCCGTCGGCGCGGACCCGCGCGACCTTGGTAGTGCCCGTGTGGCAATTCTGGGAGTGGCATCCTCAGCAGGCTCTCCACACGACGGTGCAGAAAACGGCCCGGCGTTTCTTCGGGCTGCTTCCCGCCGTTATACCTGGGGCTACCCGGATGGTTGCCTGATGAACGCGGAGACTCGTCGAACGGATTTCGCTGCCGTTGATCTGGGGGACATCGTTCCGGTCGGGTCCTCTGCCCAGGAAGTGGCGGATGAGATCGGAAGTGTCGTCGCCGACCTCGATTCCCGTTCTGTGCCATGCGTCATCGGGGGTGACCACAGCATTACTGCCGGAGTCATCAGCGGTCTCATAGCCAGGGGAACTGCGCCCGCCCGGGTGATTCAGTTCGACCAGCACTTGGACATACAACTGTGGGAACCGGTGACATCTAAGCCCTTGGATCCACTGTTCAACACCAACGTCATCTCCCATGTGGGCGAGCAACTGGGTCGGCGGAGTGTGCTGCAGGTAGGAATGGATCCCTTTATCGCAATCAGCGCGTCGTCGTCTGCAGAGTTATCAGGGCGCCTGGACGTGAGCGCGGGCATTATTCCTGTGACCTCCCCGCTGCTGCGGGACGAACCGGGGCTGGTAGAGGCGCTCGGCTCTGAGGTGCCCACCTACGTTTCGATTGACGTTGATGTCATCCAACAGGCCCAAATGGGTTCCACGGGATACCCTGCGCACATTGGAATGGATACGGCCGACCTCATAAGGGTCCTGGATGTGGTTCTTCGCAATAATCCCATCGTCGGTCTGGACATTGTGGAGTTCAGTGCCGCCCGGGAAGCGCGGGAGCCGGCCGTCCTGGCGGATGCCATGCGCGCCGCGGACCTGCTGATGGGTGCAATTTCACGCTTGACGTCCTGA
- a CDS encoding hypothetical protein (identified by Glimmer2; putative) — protein MTEKNYEKSPAFFRAATPGIFFEEEFGTEAATEGLVAVQSIDAELEAILAK, from the coding sequence ATGACTGAAAAGAACTACGAGAAGAGCCCTGCTTTCTTCCGTGCGGCAACTCCGGGCATCTTCTTCGAAGAAGAATTTGGTACCGAAGCTGCGACCGAAGGTCTTGTGGCCGTTCAGTCGATTGATGCTGAACTCGAAGCTATCCTGGCCAAGTAA
- a CDS encoding putative S4 domain protein (identified by match to protein family HMM PF01479): protein MNTLTHAFRPKQGSRGISKSTLSPYIKCILKSSQVPSGQNNCRCRKVQIVQVKLMDAPLCGHSRGPLVPENWVCRAHIPVIGDNSMMSIPSSSPANVRVDAWLWAIRAYKTRSAATAACRAGHIRINGNPVKASQSVIIGDTIRVRESGWERILEVRRLIAKRVGAEAASHCFTDHTPPRPVAPKLGLPQRDRGAGRPTKKDRRDMEKLRG, encoded by the coding sequence GTGAACACGCTAACACACGCATTCCGCCCAAAACAGGGCTCCAGAGGGATTTCTAAATCAACTTTATCGCCTTATATCAAGTGCATTTTGAAATCAAGTCAAGTGCCGTCTGGTCAAAACAATTGCAGATGCAGGAAAGTTCAAATTGTGCAAGTCAAATTGATGGACGCCCCGCTATGCGGGCACTCAAGAGGGCCACTGGTGCCTGAAAACTGGGTCTGCCGTGCACACATCCCGGTTATCGGCGACAATTCAATGATGAGCATCCCGTCATCGTCCCCGGCCAACGTCCGAGTCGACGCTTGGCTGTGGGCGATCCGCGCGTATAAGACCCGTTCCGCTGCCACGGCCGCCTGCCGAGCAGGGCACATCCGGATCAACGGGAACCCGGTCAAGGCGTCGCAGAGCGTGATCATTGGAGACACCATCCGGGTCCGGGAGTCAGGCTGGGAGCGGATCCTTGAGGTACGGCGTCTCATCGCCAAACGTGTCGGCGCCGAAGCCGCTTCCCACTGCTTCACCGACCACACTCCCCCGCGTCCCGTAGCCCCCAAGCTCGGCCTCCCCCAGCGAGACCGCGGCGCCGGCCGACCCACCAAGAAGGACCGACGGGACATGGAGAAACTGCGGGGCTAG